The nucleotide sequence CGCCAGGCGGCGCATCATCACTTCGGCTTCCTGCTGGCCCATGTCAATAATTCGATCAACCCGCTCAGCCTGATAAATACTCGGCAGGTAGGCCTGCGGCCAGCGGCGAATACCGGGAATTGTGGCGCCTTCTGTAGGCTGCAGCCCAACGATCTGCACCTTGGGGTTTTGCTCTTTCAAGAAACGCGAAACACCCATGATGGTGCCGGTGGTGCCCATGGAGCTGATGAAGTGGGTAACCTGCCCGCCTGTCTGCTGCCAGATTTCAGGACCGGTGCTGGTGTAGTGCGCAATCGGGTTGTCGCCATTGGCAAATTGATCAAGCACCTTGCCCTTGCCCTCAGCCTGCATCTTCAAGGCCAAGTCGCGCGCTTCCTCCATGCCGCTAACCAGAATCAACTGCGCGCCGTACGCGGTCATTGCTGCCTTACGTTCGGCAGTGGAGTTGTCCGGCATGATCAGCACCATGCGGTAACCCTTGATCGCCGCCGCCATGGCCAAGGCGATGCCGGTGTTGCCACTGGTGGCCTCGATCAACACATCACCTGGGCTGATATCACCACGCGCCTCTGCACGGCTGATCATCGACAAGGCCGGGCGGTCTTTCACCGACCCCGCGGGGTTGGTGCCTTCAAGCTTTAGCAGCAGGGTATTGCTGGTGGTGCCGGGCAACCGCTGCAAACGCACCAGTGGAGTGTTGCCGACGCAGTCGGCGATGGTTGGGTAATGCAGGCTCATGGCGGACGGAATAATCCAGAAGCGAATAAGGCGCCCATGATACCGGCAAACCCGGTGCGGCTACACAACCGAGCCGCTTTGCGTGACAGCATTTGCCCCGAGGGCGGGCGCAACCGCTAAACTGCCGTCACGTCAGTTGCGGAGGTAGTGTGTGATAAAGGGTTTAGGCATTAAAGGCCGGGTACTTATGCTCACCCTCCTGCCCACCAGCCTCTTGGCATTGGTGCTGGGCGGCTATTTCACCTGGATGCAGTTGTCCGGCTTACAAGCGCAACTGCTCCAGCGCGGACAAATGGTCATTGATCAGCTCGCACCGCTGGCCGCCCCTGCGCTGCATGTGCGCGACAGTGATGTGCTGCAGCGCATTGCCAGCCAAGCGTTGGAGCAGCCAGATGTGCGCGCAGTGAGCTTTCTCACTGCCGAACGCATAACACTGGCGCATGCCGGGCCCAGCATGCTCAACCCCTCGCCAGCGACGGGCGAGCAGCCCGCTCAAAACAGCAACCAGAACGCTACGCGTTTTCTCCTGCCGGTGTATCAGCAGCACCTGCGCCTGACCGGCATAGCCGCTGACGAACCAGGTACCCGGCTGCTGGGCTGGGTTGAGCTGGAGTTGTCGCATCACACCACACTGCTCAGCGGTTACCGCAGCCTACTCACCAGTTTGCTGTTAATTGCCGCTGGGTTGATGGTCACCGCCCTTCTCGCCGTGCGCATGAGCCGCACCATCAATGAGCCGTTGCGGCAGATCAAACACAGCGTTGCTCAGCTCAAGGATGGCCACCTCGAAACTCGCTTACCCCCCTTGGGCAGCTATGAGCTGGACGAACTGGCCTCCGGCATCAACCGCATGGCCGAGTCCTTGCAAAACGCCCAAGAAGAGTTGCAACAAAGCGTCGACCAAGCCACTGAGGACGTGCGACTGAACCTTGAAACCATCGAGATCCAGAACATCGAACTGGACTTGGCGCGCAAGGAAGCCTTGGAAGCCAGCCGGATCAAATCTGAATTTCTCGCCAACATGAGCCATGAAATCCGTACCCCGCTTAACGGCATCCTCGGCTTTACCCACTTGCTGCAAAAAAGCGAGCTAACCCCGCGCCAACAGGATTACCTGGGCACCATTGAAAAATCTGCTGATAGCCTGCTGGCGATCATTAATGAAATCCTCGATTTCTCAAAAATCGAAGCCGGCAAACTGGTGCTGGAAAGTACCCCGTTTAACCTGCGTGATCTGCTCCAAGAAGCCCTGACCATTCTCGCCCCAGCTGCCCATGCGAAACAGCTGGAGCTGCTCAGTCTGGTTTACCGCGACACGCCGTTGTCGCTGATCGGCGATCCGCTAAGGCTCAAACAAGTGCTGACAAACCTAGTCAGCAACGCCATTAAGTTCACCCGCGCCGGCACCGTGGTGATGCGCGCCATGCTTGAAGATGAAAGCGCCGACCGCGCTCAGCTGCGCATCAGCGTGCAGGACACCGGCGTTGGCCTGTCCGAAGAAGAGCTGCGTGAACTGTTCCAGGCCTTTAGCCAAGCCGATAATTCACTCAGCCGTCAGGCTGGCGGCACCGGGCTGGGCTTGGTGATTTCCAAGCGCTTGATTGAGCAAATGGGCGGCGAGATCGGCGTCGACAGCACCCCCGAGCTGGGCTCTGAATTTTGGATCACCCTCAACCTGCCCAAGGCCCGTGATGACGCTGAAGACCTGCCGCGCCCGCCGCTACTGGGTCGCCGCGTTGCGGCCCTCGAACACCATGAGCTGGCCCGTCAGGCCTTGCAGCATCAGCTAGAAGATTGCGGTTTAGAAGTCAGCTGCTTCGACAACCTCGACTGCCTGCTGGCTGCAGTGGCGGAAGCGCAGCATAGTGCCTACCCGCTTGAGCTGGCTGTGCTCGGGGTCAGCACCCAGAACCTGCCTCCGGAGCGCCTTGAGCAACCCATCTGGGAGCTGGAACGCCTGGCCTGTAAAACCCTGCTGCTGTGCCCCACCACCGAGCAGTCGCTTTATCACAGCCTGCTGCCCGATGCGCACAGCCAACTGCAGGCCAAGCCCGCCTGTACCCGTAAGCTGCAGCGCGGCTTAACTGAGCTGGTCAGCCCGCGCCACAACCGCGCCGAATTTAAGCAAAACGCCCCCAGCCGCGCGCCGCTGATTCTCTGCGTCGACGACAACCCGGCCAACTTGCTGCTCGTACAAACCCTGCTGGGCGATATGGGTGCGCAGGTCAGCATCGCCAACAGTGGCTATGAGGCAGTGGAAAAAACGGCTGAGCAAACCTTCGACCTGATCTTTATGGACGTACAAATGCCCGGCATGGACGGCCGCCAAGCCACCGAAGCCATCCGTCAACAAGAAAACCAGTGCGCCCAAGGCCCAGTACCGATCGTCGCACTGACCGCTCACGCCCTGGCCAATGAGAAACGCGCCCTGCTGCAAAGCGGACTGGATGACTACCTGACCAAGCCGATCAGCGAGCGTCAACTGGCCCAAGTAGTGCTCAAATGGACGGGCCTGGCGCTGCGCACCCAGAGCAGTGAACACACCGGCATCAGTGCCGCGCACAGCAGCCTCAGCGTGTTAGATGCCGATGAGGGCCTGCGCCTGGCGGCCGGTAAAGCCGACTTGGCGGCCGACATGCTGAGCATGCTGCTGGCCGGGCTGCCCGCCGATCGCCAAACCATTCGTCAAGCGCGTGAAAGTGGCGAACGTCTCAGCCTGATCGAACGAGTGCACCGCCTGCACGGGGCAACTCGCTACTGCGGCGTGCCACAGTTGCGCGCAGCCTGCCAGCGCAGTGAAACCCTCCTCAAACAAAATGACCCCGCCGCTCAGCAAGCGTTGGATGAATTGGAAGCCGCTATTGAGCGGCTGGCTCAGCACGCCACGGCCAGTCATTGAGGGCGCCCAACATCCACGCGAGCCAAGGAAAGCCCCATGCGTATTATTTTGTTCAGCAGCAAACCTTACGACCAACAAAGCTTTAACGCAGCAGGCTGCCCCGATGACTGGCAGCTGAGTTATCAGGAAGCGCACCTGCGTCAAGACAGCGCCGGACTGGCTAAGGGTTACGAGGTGGTCTGCGCGTTTATTAATGATGACCTCAGCGCTGCCGTCTTGGCGCAACTTGCAGCGGGCGGCACCCGCCTGATTGCCCTGCGCTCAGCCGGTTACAACCATGTCGACCTGCACGCCGCACACGCCCTCGGTTTGACGGTGGTTCGAGTGCCCGCCTATTCACCGCATGCGGTGGCCGAGCACGCCCTGGCGCTGATCATGACCCTCAACCGGCGCACCCACCGCGCCTTTAACCGCACCCGCGAAGGTGACTTCTCCCTGCACGGGCTGATCGGCTTCGACCTGTACGGCAAGCGCATCGGCATCATCGGCGCCGGGCAAATCGGCCTGACCTTCGCGCGGATCATGGCCGGTTTCGGCTGTCACCTGCTCATCCATGACCCGCTGCCGATCGCCGACCTGCCTATCGGCGCGTGCCAAGTCGAGCTTAATCAGCTGCTTGAAAACAGCGACATTATCAGCCTGCATTGCCCGTTAAATAACGCGACGCAGCACCTGATCAACGCTGCGCGTTTGCAGCAGATGAAGCGCGGCGCCATGCTGATCAATACCGGGCGCGGTGCATTAATTGACACACCGGCGCTGATCGGCGCATTGAAAAGCGGGCAGCTGGGGTATCTGGGCTTGGATGTTTATGAAGAAGAAGCTGAGCTGTTCTTTGAGGATCACTCTGAGCAACCGCTGCAGGATGATGTGTTGGCGCGCTTGCTGAGCTTCCCTAATGTGCTGATTACCGCGCATCAGGCTTTTCTCACCCACGAAGCGTTGGCCGCGATTGCCGGCATCACCCGCGACAATATCGCCGCCTGGCTGGCCGATACACCGATCAATCAGCTGCATCCTGCCGCGTGATAGCATTTCAATTCATTTGGAGGACCCATGGCTGAACACGACTTTCGCTACAACCTGCTCAACCCCGAGCACACCCTGATTGAATGCCGCGCCTTAGCACCCGGCCGTTATCAGGTTACCGGCAATGGCGGCTCGATCCAGAGCGGCGATACCCTGCTGGTGACCCTCAAGGGCAGCCGCGAACTGCACATGCGCCTATTGGCGGACAAGGTTCGTCACCTGATTACGCCGCGCGGCCAATGGGTGGCGGTCGCGACCGGCCCTGCGTTCAAAGAACTGGCCATTTTTAATTGGCAGGTCAATTGCGACAGCTGTGATGCTCAGCTGGACTTCGAATTTGCAGTCGATGCCGCCCTCGGCAAAAAAGTCCAAGCCCCAGCGGCTGAAACGCGCATCAACGAACTGGGCTGGCAGTCAAAAAACGCCAAACACCTGTGCCCGGCCTGTATCAGTAAGGAGGCAGCATGAACCGACGCTTAACAATCTGCTGGCTGGCTGCAGCGCTCACAGGTTGCGCCACACCTGCGCTGCAAATGGAAACTGAGCGTACTTACCAAGTGGAATGGATCGGCGAACGCCCGCTGATTGATAACAGCCATCTAACCATCACCTTAGGTGACGATGGCCGCGCCTACGGCAACGCCGGCTGTAACCACTGGTTTGCCGGCTACACCCTGAATGGCAACATGCTCAGCTTCAGCGCCGCCGGCAGCACGCGTAAAATGTGCGCACCGGCGCTGATGGAGCAGGAAGCGCGCTTTCTCGACAGCCTAAGCAAGGTGCAGCGCTGGGACTTTTCAACCATCGAGCAGCTACGCCTTTGGCCTGCTGAAGGCAAGCCGCTGCGCCTGTGGCCGCAAAGCAACTAAGCGCCTATCTCGGCTCTGCTGCACGTCGGTAAAACTTTTTTGAACGGGGCCTGCGCGCTTATTTATCACCGGTATATTCGAGTGCGCACACACACCAATCAAAAGCATGTTTGGCCAGCCGCAATCCGAAACAGGCCTTGGCGTACGGCTAATCGAATAAAAAAAGGGAGCTGAAAAGCTCCCTTTTTTATTGCCGCTAAACCTCAGTGAATGATCTGGCTGAGGAACAGCTTGGTACGCTCGTTCTGCGGGCTGGTGAAGAAGGCGTTGGGTTCGTTTTCTTCAACGATCTCGCCTTTATCCATAAAGATCACCCGGTTCGCCACGGTGCGGGCAAAGCCCATCTCGTGGGTGACGCAGAGCATAGTCATACCGTCTTCAGCCAAGCTGACCATGGTGTCCAGCACTTCTTTGACCATTTCCGGATCAAGGGCTGAGGTCGGCTCATCGAACAGCATGATTTTGGGCTTCATGCACAGCGCACGGGCAATCGCCACACGCTGCTGCTGGCCGCCGGATAACTGGCCGGGAAACTTATTGGCCTGCTCTGGGATGCGTACCCGCTCAAGAAAGTGCATGGCAATCTCCTCAGCCTGACGCTTGGGCATTTTACGCACCCACATCGGCGCCAAGGTGCAGTTCTGCA is from Pseudomonas sp. TMP9 and encodes:
- a CDS encoding response regulator, whose product is MIKGLGIKGRVLMLTLLPTSLLALVLGGYFTWMQLSGLQAQLLQRGQMVIDQLAPLAAPALHVRDSDVLQRIASQALEQPDVRAVSFLTAERITLAHAGPSMLNPSPATGEQPAQNSNQNATRFLLPVYQQHLRLTGIAADEPGTRLLGWVELELSHHTTLLSGYRSLLTSLLLIAAGLMVTALLAVRMSRTINEPLRQIKHSVAQLKDGHLETRLPPLGSYELDELASGINRMAESLQNAQEELQQSVDQATEDVRLNLETIEIQNIELDLARKEALEASRIKSEFLANMSHEIRTPLNGILGFTHLLQKSELTPRQQDYLGTIEKSADSLLAIINEILDFSKIEAGKLVLESTPFNLRDLLQEALTILAPAAHAKQLELLSLVYRDTPLSLIGDPLRLKQVLTNLVSNAIKFTRAGTVVMRAMLEDESADRAQLRISVQDTGVGLSEEELRELFQAFSQADNSLSRQAGGTGLGLVISKRLIEQMGGEIGVDSTPELGSEFWITLNLPKARDDAEDLPRPPLLGRRVAALEHHELARQALQHQLEDCGLEVSCFDNLDCLLAAVAEAQHSAYPLELAVLGVSTQNLPPERLEQPIWELERLACKTLLLCPTTEQSLYHSLLPDAHSQLQAKPACTRKLQRGLTELVSPRHNRAEFKQNAPSRAPLILCVDDNPANLLLVQTLLGDMGAQVSIANSGYEAVEKTAEQTFDLIFMDVQMPGMDGRQATEAIRQQENQCAQGPVPIVALTAHALANEKRALLQSGLDDYLTKPISERQLAQVVLKWTGLALRTQSSEHTGISAAHSSLSVLDADEGLRLAAGKADLAADMLSMLLAGLPADRQTIRQARESGERLSLIERVHRLHGATRYCGVPQLRAACQRSETLLKQNDPAAQQALDELEAAIERLAQHATASH
- a CDS encoding amino acid ABC transporter ATP-binding protein, with protein sequence MSEVNKQPAAAEGMIQMQGVHKWYGQFHVLKDINLNVQAGERIVLCGPSGSGKSTTIRCLNRLEEHQQGRIVIDGTELTHDLKHIEAVRREVGMVFQHFNLFPHLTVLQNCTLAPMWVRKMPKRQAEEIAMHFLERVRIPEQANKFPGQLSGGQQQRVAIARALCMKPKIMLFDEPTSALDPEMVKEVLDTMVSLAEDGMTMLCVTHEMGFARTVANRVIFMDKGEIVEENEPNAFFTSPQNERTKLFLSQIIH
- a CDS encoding 2-hydroxyacid dehydrogenase translates to MRIILFSSKPYDQQSFNAAGCPDDWQLSYQEAHLRQDSAGLAKGYEVVCAFINDDLSAAVLAQLAAGGTRLIALRSAGYNHVDLHAAHALGLTVVRVPAYSPHAVAEHALALIMTLNRRTHRAFNRTREGDFSLHGLIGFDLYGKRIGIIGAGQIGLTFARIMAGFGCHLLIHDPLPIADLPIGACQVELNQLLENSDIISLHCPLNNATQHLINAARLQQMKRGAMLINTGRGALIDTPALIGALKSGQLGYLGLDVYEEEAELFFEDHSEQPLQDDVLARLLSFPNVLITAHQAFLTHEALAAIAGITRDNIAAWLADTPINQLHPAA
- the cysM gene encoding cysteine synthase CysM, with product MSLHYPTIADCVGNTPLVRLQRLPGTTSNTLLLKLEGTNPAGSVKDRPALSMISRAEARGDISPGDVLIEATSGNTGIALAMAAAIKGYRMVLIMPDNSTAERKAAMTAYGAQLILVSGMEEARDLALKMQAEGKGKVLDQFANGDNPIAHYTSTGPEIWQQTGGQVTHFISSMGTTGTIMGVSRFLKEQNPKVQIVGLQPTEGATIPGIRRWPQAYLPSIYQAERVDRIIDMGQQEAEVMMRRLAREEGVFCGVSSGGSVAAMLRLSEEVENAVMVAIICDRGDRYLSSGIYEAPSN
- a CDS encoding META domain-containing protein, giving the protein MNRRLTICWLAAALTGCATPALQMETERTYQVEWIGERPLIDNSHLTITLGDDGRAYGNAGCNHWFAGYTLNGNMLSFSAAGSTRKMCAPALMEQEARFLDSLSKVQRWDFSTIEQLRLWPAEGKPLRLWPQSN